A single genomic interval of Candidatus Beckwithbacteria bacterium harbors:
- a CDS encoding ComEC/Rec2 family competence protein yields the protein MSKTAYLISIVILCAISAFHLYFSWQDNQYKLPATQIIGRINSDIENQDFSQNFTVKGLCVKNQQQAKINVGDLISVSGSLEEKVTESGVKEYCLIAETIEVIEPFNQVPFIKKILLYQFYFLKSQLSLFRQLCVQKISYNFKANQASILAGMILGYKQGLSYSLWQDFQQSGLLHLVVASGGNIALLSGVVITIVRPIFSRKKQILFSYGVIITYLFLAGFDPPLIRASLMIGLVWLGQLLGRKTASWWILLLTCLFMLLYKPLLLFSASFQLSFAATAGIVLFGKKIQGFLLQLLGSLKQSPITKIILADGSQSIAAQILVTPLILQIFGQTNALSLLANLLVAPLVAPIMIIGLVFLVLSFTIPFLGQLVAWLLMPLLDFVVLVAQFFSKSSWGMISFGLPWIGVFAIWLMTILLLKPYED from the coding sequence ATGTCCAAAACTGCTTACTTGATAAGCATTGTTATACTTTGTGCTATTTCGGCTTTTCATCTCTATTTTTCATGGCAAGACAATCAATATAAACTTCCGGCTACGCAAATCATTGGTCGAATCAACTCAGATATTGAAAACCAGGATTTTAGTCAAAATTTTACTGTTAAAGGTCTATGTGTAAAAAACCAACAACAGGCTAAAATTAACGTTGGTGATTTGATTTCTGTATCTGGCAGTCTCGAGGAAAAAGTGACAGAGAGTGGTGTAAAGGAATATTGCTTGATAGCAGAAACAATAGAGGTAATAGAACCATTTAATCAAGTCCCGTTTATCAAAAAAATACTTTTATATCAATTCTATTTTCTCAAATCACAACTATCGTTGTTTAGGCAGCTATGTGTGCAAAAAATCTCCTATAATTTTAAGGCTAACCAGGCTAGTATTCTGGCCGGAATGATTTTAGGTTATAAACAGGGATTAAGCTATTCTCTTTGGCAGGATTTTCAACAAAGTGGTCTATTGCATCTGGTGGTAGCTTCGGGAGGTAATATTGCTTTACTGTCTGGGGTAGTTATAACTATAGTTCGACCAATTTTCTCGAGAAAAAAACAAATCCTGTTTTCTTATGGAGTGATTATAACGTATTTATTTTTAGCTGGTTTTGATCCGCCACTAATTCGGGCTAGCCTTATGATTGGTTTAGTTTGGTTAGGACAGCTTTTAGGTCGAAAAACTGCCAGCTGGTGGATTCTATTACTAACCTGTCTTTTTATGCTTTTATACAAACCTTTATTACTATTTTCTGCTAGTTTCCAGCTATCTTTTGCAGCTACTGCTGGCATTGTACTATTTGGCAAAAAAATTCAGGGTTTTCTCCTACAATTATTAGGGTCATTAAAACAAAGTCCGATAACAAAGATTATTCTTGCAGATGGCAGTCAATCTATAGCGGCTCAAATTTTGGTGACACCACTAATTTTGCAAATTTTTGGTCAAACTAATGCCTTGTCATTGCTGGCAAACTTACTTGTAGCTCCTCTAGTAGCACCAATTATGATTATTGGGTTAGTATTTTTAGTATTATCTTTCACAATACCTTTTTTAGGTCAATTAGTTGCTTGGCTACTAATGCCACTTCTTGATTTTGTAGTACTGGTGGCTCAGTTTTTTAGTAAATCATCTTGGGGCATGATATCTTTTGGTCTGCCTTGGATAGGAGTTTTTGCCATTTGGCTAATGACTATATTGTTGCTAAAACCTTATGAAGATTAA
- a CDS encoding MBL fold metallo-hydrolase produces MKINVYLIGASFLAIFLLLQFILFWPDKKLHYIQCDVGQGDAILLSKQFDQILIDGGPDDSVLTCLQKHLPFWDKHIELVIATHPDKDHIGGIAYVFNNYQIENLVYNGAASKEKLWLELYQQAKKQNTQILAAADIKQVTINQINLQFVWPNERMIKSALLEDNDLSVVTKVNYDQFSALLTGDISSLVEKMLLAQNKNLKSLVLKISHHGSKTASTGEFLTEVEPVIATIGVGKNSFGHPASETLQKLKQLGIKVFRTDQVGDIEVMTDGTEFSIR; encoded by the coding sequence ATGAAGATTAATGTATACCTAATTGGAGCCAGTTTCTTAGCAATTTTCCTTCTGTTACAATTTATTCTGTTTTGGCCAGACAAAAAACTTCACTATATCCAATGTGATGTTGGTCAAGGAGACGCTATTTTGCTTAGCAAACAATTTGATCAGATTCTTATAGATGGTGGCCCTGATGATTCAGTTTTAACTTGCCTGCAAAAACATCTGCCTTTTTGGGATAAACATATCGAACTAGTGATAGCAACACACCCAGACAAAGATCATATTGGTGGAATAGCTTATGTTTTTAATAATTACCAAATTGAGAATCTTGTTTATAACGGAGCTGCTAGTAAAGAAAAATTATGGTTAGAACTTTATCAACAGGCTAAAAAACAAAATACTCAAATCCTAGCAGCTGCTGATATCAAACAAGTAACTATTAACCAGATAAACCTTCAATTCGTTTGGCCAAATGAGAGAATGATTAAGTCAGCACTTCTTGAAGATAATGATTTATCAGTGGTGACTAAAGTAAATTATGATCAGTTTTCAGCTCTGCTGACAGGAGATATTTCCTCTTTGGTTGAAAAAATGCTTCTAGCTCAAAATAAAAACTTGAAAAGTCTTGTCCTTAAAATTAGCCATCATGGTAGTAAAACAGCTAGTACTGGTGAGTTTCTAACAGAGGTAGAGCCAGTCATAGCCACTATCGGAGTTGGTAAAAATTCTTTTGGACATCCAGCTTCAGAAACCCTACAAAAACTCAAACAGTTAGGAATCAAAGTTTTTAGAACTGATCAAGTTGGAGATATAGAAGTGATGACAGATGGGACAGAGTTTAGTATTAGGTAA
- the argS gene encoding arginine--tRNA ligase: MTDETFSLDQLIINALRQAIQDLGLEAKITVEHPKDDKHGDYASNVALTIFPKLKIQNTQLEVTNPRTLAETIKTKLLEQENIKQWCQKIEVAGPGFLNFYLDNRILAEEIKKIISLGNCYGHNQTLKGKKVLCEFTDPNPFKEFHIGHLYSNAVGESLSRIFEAQGAEVKRANYFGDVGMHVAKAIWGIQQKLNKERLSLEDLETKDVAQRAKFLGQAYALGAKAYEEDEVAAQAIKKLNKLIYDQDQSIIKLYQKGKAWSLAYFETIYKRVGTKFDYYLPESEVGPLGLDYVKKQLAKGVFEESDGAIVFPGKKYGLHTRVFVNNQGLPTYEAKDLGLAPVKYQKFPYDRSIIITANEINEYFKVILKVLSMIEPELAQRTTHLGHGMVKLPEGKMSSRTGNVVTGSWLLDEVKAAAVKQMQEGELKYSQTELDTISEMIAVGAIKYAFLKSNIGGDVIFDIGSSLSLQGNSGPYIQYTHARCWSILEKAGQIETQNVLKDYQANDLENSILRYLYRFPEVVLETAAQFAPHLICTYLYELAQRYNSFYNKYRILQAETEEEKNFRLILTQAVNQILHNGLYLLGIQAPERM; this comes from the coding sequence ATGACAGATGAGACTTTCTCGCTAGATCAATTAATCATAAATGCTTTACGCCAAGCTATTCAGGATTTGGGTTTAGAAGCTAAAATAACTGTTGAGCATCCCAAAGATGATAAACATGGAGATTATGCCTCCAACGTAGCTTTAACCATTTTCCCTAAACTGAAAATTCAAAACACCCAATTAGAAGTTACTAATCCTAGAACTTTAGCCGAAACTATCAAAACCAAGCTTTTAGAACAGGAAAACATTAAACAGTGGTGTCAAAAGATAGAAGTAGCCGGACCAGGGTTTTTGAACTTTTATCTTGACAATAGAATTCTGGCAGAGGAGATAAAGAAGATCATTTCTTTGGGCAATTGTTATGGTCACAATCAAACCTTAAAAGGTAAAAAAGTCCTGTGCGAGTTTACTGATCCTAATCCATTTAAAGAGTTCCATATTGGTCATTTGTACAGTAATGCAGTAGGTGAATCGTTGTCTCGGATTTTTGAAGCTCAAGGAGCAGAGGTTAAACGGGCTAATTATTTTGGTGATGTGGGTATGCATGTGGCCAAAGCTATCTGGGGCATACAACAAAAATTAAACAAGGAACGACTAAGCTTAGAAGATTTAGAAACAAAAGATGTAGCCCAGCGAGCTAAGTTTTTAGGTCAAGCCTATGCCTTAGGAGCTAAAGCTTATGAAGAAGATGAGGTAGCAGCTCAGGCAATTAAGAAACTCAATAAGCTGATTTACGATCAAGACCAAAGTATTATCAAGCTATATCAGAAAGGCAAAGCTTGGAGTTTAGCATATTTTGAGACTATCTATAAGCGAGTAGGAACCAAATTTGACTACTATTTACCCGAGTCAGAAGTGGGTCCTTTAGGGCTAGATTATGTCAAAAAGCAATTAGCAAAAGGAGTCTTTGAGGAAAGTGATGGAGCTATTGTTTTTCCTGGTAAAAAATATGGACTTCATACTAGAGTGTTTGTTAACAATCAAGGCTTGCCAACGTATGAGGCTAAAGATCTTGGACTAGCTCCAGTTAAATATCAAAAATTTCCTTACGATAGATCAATCATTATTACGGCCAATGAGATCAATGAATACTTTAAAGTGATTTTAAAAGTTTTATCTATGATTGAGCCAGAATTGGCGCAAAGAACAACTCACTTGGGGCACGGCATGGTTAAGCTGCCTGAAGGAAAGATGTCATCGCGAACTGGTAATGTGGTCACTGGATCATGGTTACTTGATGAAGTAAAAGCAGCAGCAGTCAAACAAATGCAGGAAGGAGAGCTTAAATACTCTCAAACCGAATTAGATACTATTTCGGAGATGATAGCAGTAGGAGCAATTAAATACGCCTTTTTAAAAAGCAATATCGGTGGAGATGTTATTTTTGATATTGGTTCCTCTTTAAGTTTACAAGGTAATTCTGGTCCTTATATCCAATATACTCATGCCCGGTGCTGGTCAATTTTGGAAAAAGCTGGCCAAATTGAAACACAAAATGTGCTCAAAGATTATCAAGCAAATGATTTAGAAAATAGTATTTTGAGATATTTATATCGATTTCCAGAAGTAGTTTTGGAGACAGCTGCTCAATTTGCTCCTCATCTAATTTGTACCTATTTATATGAGCTAGCCCAACGCTACAACAGTTTTTACAACAAATACCGGATTCTACAAGCCGAAACAGAAGAGGAGAAAAATTTTAGATTAATACTCACTCAGGCTGTAAATCAAATCCTTCACAATGGTTTGTATCTCTTGGGTATACAAGCTCCAGAGAGAATGTAG
- a CDS encoding competence protein ComEA: protein MIYLYYKKVDNNSIIIETYKNDQNIQKDIFIDISGAVMRPGLYQLPEGSRVGDAIASSGGILDEASVSWVQRELNLAQILSDGQKLYIPFEGENEASDPQVQGQSTSSKININTASAEQLESLPKIGPKTAQAIVTFREEHGNFANPEELVLVPGIGEKTFENLKDLIITY, encoded by the coding sequence TTGATATATTTATATTATAAAAAGGTAGATAATAATTCTATTATTATTGAGACTTACAAAAATGATCAAAATATACAAAAAGATATCTTTATTGACATATCTGGAGCAGTTATGCGGCCTGGACTTTATCAACTACCCGAAGGTTCTAGGGTAGGAGATGCCATTGCTTCTTCGGGTGGAATTTTAGATGAAGCCAGTGTTTCTTGGGTACAGCGTGAACTCAATTTAGCACAGATTCTTAGTGATGGTCAAAAGTTGTATATTCCATTTGAGGGTGAAAATGAAGCTTCTGACCCTCAAGTCCAAGGCCAAAGTACCAGTAGCAAAATCAATATCAATACTGCTAGTGCTGAGCAATTGGAAAGTTTACCTAAGATTGGGCCAAAAACTGCTCAAGCCATTGTTACTTTTAGAGAAGAACATGGTAATTTTGCTAATCCAGAAGAGTTAGTTTTGGTACCAGGAATTGGTGAAAAAACCTTTGAAAACCTCAAGGATTTAATAATTACCTATTAG